One genomic segment of Aquipluma nitroreducens includes these proteins:
- a CDS encoding LiaF transmembrane domain-containing protein, translating to MERRKSDKRFYFGVILIVVGVILILERLNLIPESMADMLISWQMLLIGVGVLSVIGGNRTAGTILIVIGATFMIPELITVPHEIRRIYWPLILVVIGISILMRQRDHQRLRQGNDPIINIPDDDDPKSSKSTYNADSFNTFDDFVIFGGREIFVTSQALSGGKATSIFGGIEFDLRKATLQPGGAIIDCVSVFGGCGFKIPMDWNVRNEVTTIFGAFTDKRGETYNDRYYDPSKTLVIKGLSLFGGIEVKHF from the coding sequence ATGGAACGTAGAAAAAGCGATAAACGGTTTTACTTTGGGGTCATACTGATTGTGGTGGGTGTTATCCTTATTCTCGAAAGATTGAATCTGATTCCAGAATCGATGGCTGACATGCTTATATCATGGCAAATGCTTTTGATTGGTGTCGGCGTCCTTTCAGTGATTGGCGGCAACCGCACTGCCGGCACCATATTGATTGTTATAGGGGCAACTTTCATGATTCCTGAATTAATAACAGTTCCTCATGAAATACGAAGAATATATTGGCCATTAATTCTAGTTGTCATTGGGATCTCCATATTAATGCGACAGCGCGACCACCAAAGGCTGCGCCAGGGAAATGACCCAATTATAAATATTCCTGATGATGATGATCCAAAATCATCCAAATCAACATATAATGCTGACTCTTTCAACACATTCGATGATTTCGTAATTTTTGGTGGCCGCGAAATTTTTGTCACATCGCAAGCTTTATCCGGAGGAAAAGCCACTTCTATTTTTGGTGGAATTGAATTCGATTTGAGAAAAGCCACTCTTCAACCCGGAGGTGCAATTATTGATTGTGTAAGTGTATTTGGCGGTTGCGGCTTCAAAATCCCGATGGATTGGAACGTTCGTAACGAAGTTACAACCATCTTCGGTGCATTTACCGATAAACGTGGCGAAACGTATAACGACAGATACTACGACCCTTCCAAA